The Streptomyces achromogenes genome window below encodes:
- a CDS encoding SMI1/KNR4 family protein, translated as MTTDTPADVRVTRAWGQIVEWLADYAPPSYAALKPGASDNEIVALEEALGVSVPEELKALWRLSAGEDGVAGSGLMLGSWALMPLDAVIEVYQMQTRFQEENGEDEDALVLWKPSWIPFCSFNPDDTVYGLYLNGETGEVCKWSRFGEREREYESLPAYLELMALSLEAPLAAAGPEKPGMMGGALVWGPPSDEERRDQWVRHLGQAPPRHPAKTLGAIRETLPGDECAGFDEQRDALDLADPEAVAAFRDHWWERAVQAQEKLEDDVAAALGGNIMVQPGHELAPEYEATLPPAIRHRPPSMDDIRAALRYESVRARFDREFMDAIPPHYPALLLRWWDIARLMADPRGDRAVRAVINDRRTSG; from the coding sequence ATGACCACTGACACACCAGCAGATGTGCGAGTCACCCGGGCATGGGGCCAGATCGTGGAATGGCTGGCCGACTACGCCCCGCCGTCGTACGCGGCCCTCAAGCCCGGCGCCTCCGACAACGAGATCGTGGCTCTCGAAGAAGCCCTCGGCGTGAGCGTTCCTGAGGAGTTGAAGGCGCTGTGGCGGCTGTCCGCCGGTGAGGACGGCGTGGCCGGTTCGGGGCTCATGCTGGGCAGCTGGGCCCTGATGCCGCTCGACGCCGTGATCGAGGTCTACCAGATGCAGACGCGGTTCCAGGAGGAGAACGGCGAGGATGAGGACGCCCTGGTGCTGTGGAAGCCGTCTTGGATACCGTTCTGCTCCTTCAACCCCGACGACACCGTCTACGGCCTCTACCTGAACGGCGAGACCGGGGAAGTATGCAAGTGGAGCAGGTTCGGGGAGCGCGAGCGGGAGTACGAGTCGCTGCCCGCCTACCTGGAACTCATGGCGCTCAGCCTGGAAGCCCCCTTGGCGGCGGCCGGCCCGGAGAAGCCCGGCATGATGGGCGGCGCCCTGGTGTGGGGACCCCCTTCTGACGAGGAGCGCAGGGACCAGTGGGTGCGCCACCTTGGCCAGGCCCCGCCGCGCCATCCCGCGAAGACTCTCGGCGCGATCCGGGAAACTCTGCCCGGCGATGAGTGCGCGGGGTTCGACGAGCAGCGCGACGCCCTCGACCTGGCCGACCCCGAGGCCGTCGCCGCCTTCCGGGACCACTGGTGGGAGCGTGCCGTGCAAGCCCAGGAGAAACTGGAGGACGACGTCGCCGCCGCGCTGGGCGGGAACATCATGGTCCAGCCCGGCCACGAGCTGGCGCCGGAGTACGAAGCCACGCTGCCGCCCGCCATCCGCCACCGCCCGCCGTCCATGGACGACATCCGCGCCGCCCTGCGCTACGAGAGCGTCCGCGCACGGTTCGACCGGGAGTTCATGGACGCGATCCCACCGCACTATCCGGCGCTGCTGCTGCGGTGGTGGGACATCGCCCGCCTGATGGCCGACCCTCGCGGCGACCGGGCCGTACGCGCTGTCATCAACGACCGCCGCACCTCGGGCTAG
- a CDS encoding NUDIX domain-containing protein: MTESEQPTARWKSEPMTTRLIAAVLVTDPDNGRLLILRRGSHLDFAPGEWDVPSGKGEPREPITATAVRELKEETGVVAAEADLRLVHVVHGSWGAEVPGMFMALVFHTDRWSGTPHNAEPHKHDTIAWVPADDLPRPFTHTTLVAVKRYLDGGPILSFDGWPEAG, translated from the coding sequence ATGACTGAGTCCGAACAGCCGACTGCCCGGTGGAAGAGCGAACCGATGACGACGCGGCTCATCGCTGCTGTTCTCGTCACGGATCCTGACAATGGCAGACTCCTTATCCTGCGGCGGGGCAGTCACTTGGACTTCGCGCCTGGCGAATGGGATGTCCCCAGCGGCAAGGGCGAACCACGGGAACCGATCACTGCGACAGCGGTACGGGAACTGAAGGAGGAGACGGGCGTCGTGGCCGCTGAGGCGGACCTGCGCCTCGTCCACGTCGTCCATGGCTCCTGGGGAGCGGAGGTTCCGGGGATGTTCATGGCTCTGGTCTTCCACACTGACCGGTGGAGCGGTACTCCGCACAATGCGGAACCGCACAAGCACGACACCATCGCCTGGGTGCCGGCAGACGACCTTCCACGACCTTTCACACACACCACTCTGGTCGCCGTCAAACGGTATCTGGACGGGGGCCCGATCCTGTCGTTCGACGGCTGGCCAGAGGCAGGATGA
- a CDS encoding pPIWI_RE module domain-containing protein codes for MPAYRATQATVLTFSSGASWPVTGYRATCPPGMLSLLQDAWEARPGRRKRNGPDSLPTRSLRDLITLIDPDITSVGWNPRHPAWLRARTEIDPDLLLIALSAWASAHVAPHVPDTDWYGRLESAGQFAWIPEDLDLAQHGLHPNGTANPPAHVFDLLPSLVAEHLTTTGLQLLGHRRDLRLGPTQADGRRTLHLGLPELLIDDDGAAGASVDVLTLHLETVPGVPEVHLHIDLGMTRFATNALDYIPRRGNGDPTASVLLSAKEGFIHRRERPMLLQSSVTIRRRGQDTSWTWQPGVTSILARLTHHEPPSLDELRAAPGTAAGQPFAAHLVHSTGMTYRHPDQDGAPPARATHEHPVGHGYQPRDHMEVLTQVARQLEDKGLVPLTPSPKARTRSKTRLPMQLPGSPTYELEVWASSDRTWQGLQTAAADKLGLTPAASTAACASFTGPIDLTLHRHDPQDLTAGLPRSTESDPAARRAAYEASEAERTARITRAFPRLAHPSACIVEMEGAAYFSRTHQRDPKPLFKKVLPSLRRNVQGLRPIPPANPNPSKAALAKRFPGTDFSTTDIERATSALRDALRQAGHLPKLPAPPGIEGPFELITVWLAPAGERMLVPMLIRQHTHEESTAQLMTTTGSPTERPMPLTALPEALVAGRGRVPRTARAALAEFLTNALSLDSTVNRLLLVRRARTSDKDIWPWLQDSRITFDQLVLPGIDLTAPNADPDRRKPGDQPGLRIIRLRERSDRSAVPRAFGVTQEMVSAGDDTDELIPVTRHGRFSGLVEVGERAFWGINPRPDQNQTPLTLTKFDPAQTGNRTWTCSNPTSLEIVPAFLQDGDNPADWAMYVHAQRRFHAHTNIATTWPAIVHLAELMEEYIV; via the coding sequence ATGCCCGCCTACCGCGCCACCCAGGCCACCGTGCTCACCTTTTCCTCCGGGGCCAGTTGGCCCGTCACCGGCTACCGAGCGACCTGCCCACCGGGGATGCTCAGCCTTCTGCAGGACGCCTGGGAGGCACGCCCCGGCCGCCGAAAGCGCAACGGACCGGACAGCCTGCCCACCAGGTCACTGAGGGACTTGATCACCCTCATCGACCCGGACATCACCTCCGTGGGATGGAACCCGCGCCATCCGGCCTGGCTTCGCGCGCGTACCGAGATCGACCCGGACCTGCTACTGATCGCGCTGTCGGCATGGGCCTCCGCTCACGTCGCGCCCCACGTGCCGGACACCGACTGGTACGGCCGTCTCGAAAGCGCCGGCCAGTTCGCATGGATCCCTGAAGACCTCGACCTCGCCCAGCACGGCCTTCATCCCAACGGCACCGCCAACCCTCCCGCGCACGTCTTCGACCTCCTGCCCAGCCTCGTCGCCGAACATCTCACCACCACCGGGCTTCAGCTCCTAGGCCACCGCCGTGACCTGCGGCTCGGCCCCACCCAAGCCGACGGCCGCCGCACCCTGCACCTCGGACTGCCGGAGCTCCTCATCGATGACGACGGCGCGGCCGGAGCCAGCGTGGACGTCCTCACCCTCCACCTGGAAACCGTGCCCGGGGTCCCCGAAGTCCACCTCCACATCGACCTGGGTATGACCCGCTTCGCGACGAACGCGCTCGACTACATCCCCCGCCGCGGAAACGGGGACCCCACCGCCAGCGTCCTGCTCTCCGCCAAAGAGGGATTCATCCACCGTCGCGAACGTCCCATGCTCCTGCAGAGCTCCGTCACCATCCGCCGACGCGGACAGGACACCTCCTGGACCTGGCAGCCGGGCGTCACCAGCATCCTCGCCCGCCTCACCCACCACGAGCCACCCAGCCTCGACGAACTGCGCGCCGCCCCTGGCACCGCGGCGGGTCAGCCCTTCGCCGCCCATCTCGTCCACAGCACCGGCATGACCTACCGCCATCCGGACCAGGACGGCGCCCCGCCGGCTCGTGCCACCCACGAGCACCCCGTCGGCCACGGTTACCAGCCCCGCGACCATATGGAGGTCCTCACTCAGGTTGCCCGACAGCTGGAGGACAAGGGGCTGGTCCCCCTGACGCCCAGCCCCAAGGCACGGACCCGTTCGAAGACACGCCTGCCGATGCAGCTGCCCGGCTCCCCCACGTACGAACTCGAAGTTTGGGCCTCCTCCGACCGCACCTGGCAAGGTCTACAGACAGCCGCCGCCGACAAACTCGGCCTGACTCCCGCCGCCTCAACAGCGGCGTGCGCCAGCTTCACCGGACCGATCGACCTCACCCTCCACCGCCACGACCCGCAAGACCTGACCGCCGGTCTGCCACGCTCCACCGAGTCAGACCCGGCAGCCCGGCGGGCCGCCTACGAAGCCAGCGAGGCCGAACGCACGGCGCGAATCACCCGTGCATTCCCCCGCCTTGCCCACCCCAGCGCCTGCATCGTGGAGATGGAAGGCGCGGCCTACTTCTCCCGCACACACCAGCGCGACCCCAAACCCCTCTTCAAGAAGGTCCTCCCGAGCCTGCGCCGCAACGTCCAGGGCCTGCGCCCTATCCCGCCGGCCAACCCCAATCCCAGCAAAGCAGCCCTCGCCAAGCGTTTCCCCGGCACCGACTTCTCGACCACCGACATCGAGCGCGCCACTTCCGCCCTCCGGGACGCCCTCCGCCAGGCCGGTCACCTGCCCAAACTCCCCGCCCCACCCGGCATCGAAGGCCCTTTCGAGCTGATCACCGTCTGGCTCGCCCCCGCTGGCGAGCGGATGCTCGTGCCCATGCTGATCCGTCAGCACACCCACGAGGAGTCCACAGCACAGCTCATGACGACGACGGGCAGCCCCACGGAGCGCCCCATGCCGCTGACCGCCCTGCCGGAAGCCCTCGTGGCCGGCCGCGGACGCGTGCCCCGTACCGCTCGCGCGGCCCTCGCCGAATTCCTCACCAACGCTCTGTCGCTCGACTCCACCGTCAATCGCCTGCTGCTCGTACGCCGCGCCCGGACGAGCGACAAGGACATCTGGCCCTGGCTCCAGGACAGCCGCATCACCTTCGACCAGCTCGTATTGCCGGGCATCGACCTCACGGCCCCCAACGCGGACCCAGACCGCCGTAAGCCCGGCGACCAACCGGGCCTGCGCATCATCCGGCTACGCGAGCGCAGCGATCGCTCTGCAGTGCCCAGAGCTTTCGGTGTCACCCAGGAAATGGTCAGCGCCGGCGACGACACCGACGAACTGATCCCCGTCACCCGGCACGGACGATTCTCCGGTCTGGTCGAAGTCGGGGAACGCGCCTTCTGGGGCATCAACCCGCGCCCCGATCAGAACCAGACCCCTCTCACGCTCACCAAGTTCGACCCGGCCCAGACCGGCAATCGGACCTGGACCTGCTCCAACCCCACCTCCCTGGAGATCGTGCCCGCCTTCCTCCAGGACGGCGACAATCCGGCCGACTGGGCCATGTACGTCCACGCCCAACGACGCTTCCACGCTCACACCAACATCGCCACCACCTGGCCCGCCATCGTCCACCTCGCCGAACTGATGGAGGAATACATCGTCTGA
- a CDS encoding pPIWI_RE_Z domain-containing protein, with amino-acid sequence MKELADDSVRPLLGPLRPWEICALEMGLSFLDDHLPGQGVGALWPVLSGYMRLEEDLGPQLRTLREVMGPLAKAGTMREKLDQYVKLPVQVRGFEPCDMLGHKPELSTVFTRRSTPYAAARHDLYRQTLQKIAPYQTASSYRPAPPGSVCSFERADGRREQIRVPETLIPAPAPAVLPAAASRVQEPLPLTRDDFQWAAEQIDKLLEAHPEIENRDFVKRFEQMEALLADHAEGRLLDQQWRMTIDRLWHVVGLMNSGKSTLLDLIAFIAARRGGKVGFVLASGSDVFAKVSFLQALGIDAVPIFGRTREGVHKDRFWRSLLHDGETTFPTGLDPAAEFADDQCYLEELRLTSRTDRAPLPREERPCTGRLAVAGESGRRDCPLLSRCPSHTAARKVADAQVWVTTAAGLASTRMPQSHIEVRVAEAAQHHLSVLLVDEADTVQQQFDDRFLLHEILSQPGRGWSHRVGDRIGQRLEHSWFLDLLNPEVTAGDKHFRRHDQALTELYRLVIASGADALRDVIAEGPFTGYSLMRRLARSLHGLGERTDFTDKAEQEEAADYYFEEHFASLLSAPFQAPAANWAELIEAMTAAHDTRVSAQEAAEAWITTHQPAIDEANVRGTLAEYAQLLQAGVWAARITTSFFEVAQRLHAISSSPIGDGEDFWSRQPPRDLMPFVPEQAAGNLMALQWQPNPGGDSGSFSILWLRGVGRWLLYHLHDLLTTEGIEGPHVVLASATSWMPASPRFHLDVAPNLVLQEPAKARAALKESKMFFRPPRYPDGRPVFTSGTGGDPVRHAHALCTAADWICNPAPGARESLLQQARLRLADDRQQVLFTVQSTRDAQTVADYINHKTPYTALHVIRDDDPPTRHSIPRRRLPTFSASGADILVAAEGAVQRGHNILNARRVAALGAVFYLARIHPPADDATFPLSLLSREAMRRLRNPIELTDPLVDPVDLARKLRHGERRRWQQRVGEPVLFSRLTDPVEHAAFVGNFLVPLHQTIGRGIRGNEPVLVYLCDAAFAPRTATLDETAADTPRTSVIVAAQQLLHGWLSDPGPTATAAQSLDHELAHACWGLASHLLDNIDWGHR; translated from the coding sequence GTGAAGGAGCTGGCGGACGACAGCGTACGCCCCTTGCTCGGACCCCTCAGGCCCTGGGAGATCTGCGCGCTGGAGATGGGCCTGTCGTTCCTGGACGACCATCTGCCCGGCCAGGGTGTCGGCGCGCTGTGGCCGGTTCTGTCCGGTTACATGCGTCTGGAAGAGGACCTGGGTCCGCAGCTCCGGACCCTGCGGGAAGTGATGGGCCCGCTTGCCAAGGCCGGGACCATGCGGGAGAAGCTCGATCAGTACGTGAAGCTGCCGGTACAGGTGCGGGGCTTCGAACCCTGCGACATGCTTGGCCACAAGCCGGAGTTGTCGACCGTGTTCACCCGGCGGTCCACCCCGTACGCAGCGGCCCGTCATGACCTCTACCGTCAGACGCTGCAGAAAATCGCCCCCTATCAGACGGCGTCCTCTTACCGGCCGGCGCCGCCGGGTTCGGTGTGTTCTTTCGAGCGGGCCGACGGCAGGCGGGAACAGATCCGCGTCCCCGAGACTCTCATCCCAGCGCCGGCACCCGCAGTGTTGCCCGCAGCAGCCTCCCGAGTGCAGGAGCCCCTCCCCCTCACGCGGGATGACTTCCAGTGGGCTGCCGAACAGATCGACAAACTCCTGGAAGCCCATCCGGAGATTGAAAACCGGGACTTCGTCAAACGGTTCGAGCAGATGGAAGCCCTGCTGGCCGACCACGCCGAAGGTCGTCTCCTCGATCAGCAGTGGCGGATGACCATTGACCGCCTGTGGCACGTGGTCGGCCTGATGAACAGCGGCAAGTCCACCCTGCTGGACCTGATCGCCTTCATCGCCGCCCGCCGCGGCGGCAAGGTCGGGTTCGTCCTCGCCTCCGGCAGCGACGTGTTCGCCAAGGTCAGCTTCCTGCAGGCCCTGGGCATCGATGCCGTGCCCATCTTCGGGCGCACCCGGGAAGGCGTCCACAAGGACCGGTTCTGGCGCTCGCTCCTCCACGACGGCGAGACGACCTTCCCCACGGGTCTGGACCCTGCCGCGGAGTTCGCTGACGACCAGTGCTACCTGGAGGAGCTGCGGCTGACCAGCAGGACCGACCGGGCCCCGCTGCCCCGCGAGGAGCGGCCCTGCACAGGCCGTCTCGCCGTCGCCGGCGAGAGCGGGCGTCGAGACTGCCCGCTTCTGTCCCGGTGTCCTTCGCATACGGCGGCACGCAAGGTTGCCGACGCTCAGGTGTGGGTGACGACCGCTGCGGGCCTGGCCTCGACGAGGATGCCTCAGTCCCATATCGAGGTCCGCGTCGCCGAAGCGGCACAGCACCACCTGTCCGTCCTGCTCGTCGACGAAGCCGACACCGTGCAGCAGCAATTCGACGACCGGTTCCTGCTGCACGAAATCCTTTCCCAACCCGGCAGGGGCTGGAGTCACCGGGTAGGCGACCGCATCGGGCAGCGGCTGGAGCACTCCTGGTTCCTCGATCTGCTCAACCCGGAGGTGACGGCCGGCGACAAACATTTCCGTCGGCACGATCAGGCACTGACCGAGTTGTACCGGCTGGTCATCGCCTCTGGTGCTGACGCCCTGCGCGACGTCATCGCCGAGGGACCGTTCACCGGCTACAGCCTCATGCGACGCTTGGCCCGCAGCCTTCACGGCCTTGGTGAACGGACTGACTTCACGGACAAGGCGGAACAGGAAGAAGCCGCCGACTACTACTTCGAAGAGCACTTCGCCTCGCTGCTCTCCGCCCCGTTCCAGGCTCCTGCGGCGAACTGGGCGGAGCTGATCGAGGCGATGACAGCGGCCCACGACACTCGTGTCTCGGCCCAGGAGGCCGCAGAGGCATGGATCACGACGCACCAGCCCGCCATCGACGAGGCGAATGTCCGAGGCACGCTGGCGGAGTACGCACAACTGCTGCAGGCCGGGGTGTGGGCCGCGCGAATCACGACCTCATTCTTCGAAGTTGCCCAACGGCTGCACGCCATCAGCTCCTCCCCGATCGGCGACGGGGAGGACTTCTGGAGCCGGCAGCCGCCACGTGACCTGATGCCCTTCGTGCCGGAACAGGCTGCTGGGAACCTGATGGCACTTCAGTGGCAGCCCAACCCCGGTGGTGACAGCGGATCGTTCAGCATCCTGTGGCTGCGCGGGGTCGGCCGCTGGCTGCTCTACCACCTCCATGATCTCCTGACAACCGAGGGTATCGAGGGACCGCATGTCGTCCTTGCCTCCGCCACCAGCTGGATGCCCGCCTCACCGCGGTTCCACCTGGACGTCGCCCCGAACCTGGTACTACAGGAGCCGGCAAAGGCCAGGGCGGCGCTGAAGGAGAGCAAGATGTTCTTCCGGCCGCCGCGCTATCCCGACGGCCGCCCCGTGTTCACCTCGGGCACCGGCGGCGACCCCGTTCGCCATGCCCACGCGCTGTGCACGGCCGCCGACTGGATCTGCAACCCGGCCCCCGGTGCGCGCGAGTCCCTGCTCCAGCAGGCCCGTCTGCGTCTGGCCGACGACCGTCAGCAGGTCCTGTTCACCGTGCAGAGCACCCGCGATGCTCAGACAGTCGCCGACTACATCAATCACAAGACGCCCTACACGGCCCTGCACGTCATCCGCGACGACGACCCGCCCACTCGGCACAGCATCCCGAGGCGCCGCCTGCCCACCTTTTCCGCTTCCGGGGCCGACATCCTGGTTGCTGCCGAAGGCGCCGTCCAACGCGGCCACAACATCCTCAACGCCCGCCGCGTCGCAGCCCTGGGCGCGGTGTTCTACCTGGCCCGCATCCACCCGCCCGCCGACGATGCCACCTTCCCGCTGTCCCTGCTCAGCCGCGAGGCGATGCGCCGCCTCCGCAACCCGATCGAGTTGACCGACCCCTTGGTCGATCCCGTCGACCTCGCACGCAAACTCCGCCACGGCGAACGCCGCCGATGGCAGCAGCGGGTCGGAGAACCGGTGCTGTTCTCCCGCCTGACCGACCCGGTCGAACACGCGGCGTTCGTCGGCAACTTCCTCGTCCCGCTCCACCAGACGATCGGCCGAGGCATCCGCGGCAATGAACCGGTTCTGGTGTATCTCTGCGACGCCGCCTTCGCGCCCCGAACCGCCACGCTCGACGAAACCGCGGCCGACACTCCCCGCACGAGCGTGATCGTCGCCGCCCAGCAGCTCCTGCACGGCTGGCTCAGCGATCCAGGCCCGACCGCCACTGCGGCGCAGAGCCTCGACCATGAACTCGCCCACGCCTGCTGGGGCCTGGCCTCCCATCTCCTCGACAACATCGACTGGGGTCACCGCTGA
- a CDS encoding restriction endonuclease-related protein: MPGVMHAAGCGGRRSHWAWKAPGNDLELFDWCRRPLGSWPVPLSLTEGDLEAVLLEGDALSEFAEQAADLIQHADVEAELVQNQVFAALMLCARMNGKDDDAVQRVYCRLRRLLIDHPVLSDREVQALARELPAADSDHDSFFAKFVRIAYVHHPVQAPGKVRLRRCADCRNPVDDGAVGCGAPGCTGVPERYEVTCLGAYWTQHRATRQFFHDPGLLEGRLLDHLGELTDGTLCVEDWPCLDAWDMALTFKAREPGAEAERWAVDAKDCSSPALLARGFRCDPRVPARRRIIVIPMHRLRTPGYRADLERELQGRVSGVEVLDEKTFLRQATVRARQAGGAR, translated from the coding sequence GTGCCTGGCGTGATGCACGCGGCCGGTTGTGGTGGAAGGCGCAGTCACTGGGCTTGGAAGGCCCCCGGCAACGACCTGGAACTGTTCGACTGGTGCCGTCGTCCGCTGGGATCGTGGCCCGTACCGCTGTCCCTCACCGAGGGCGATCTCGAAGCGGTGCTGCTGGAGGGTGATGCCCTGTCTGAGTTCGCCGAGCAGGCCGCAGACCTGATCCAGCACGCTGACGTCGAGGCGGAACTCGTTCAGAATCAGGTTTTTGCCGCCCTGATGCTGTGTGCACGGATGAACGGTAAGGACGACGACGCTGTCCAGCGGGTCTACTGCCGGCTGCGGCGCCTGCTGATCGACCATCCGGTGCTCAGCGACCGCGAGGTCCAGGCGCTGGCGCGGGAACTCCCGGCAGCGGACTCCGACCATGACTCGTTCTTCGCGAAGTTCGTCCGCATCGCCTACGTCCACCACCCGGTCCAGGCGCCGGGGAAAGTTCGCCTGCGGCGTTGTGCCGACTGCCGGAATCCGGTTGACGACGGGGCCGTTGGCTGTGGGGCTCCCGGCTGTACAGGGGTGCCAGAGCGGTACGAGGTGACGTGTCTGGGCGCGTATTGGACCCAGCACCGGGCAACCCGCCAGTTCTTCCACGACCCGGGACTGCTGGAGGGACGGCTGCTGGACCACCTGGGCGAACTCACCGACGGCACACTGTGCGTTGAGGACTGGCCGTGTCTGGATGCGTGGGATATGGCGTTGACGTTCAAGGCCCGGGAACCGGGTGCAGAGGCGGAGCGCTGGGCCGTCGACGCCAAGGACTGCTCAAGCCCAGCCCTGCTCGCCCGGGGCTTTCGCTGCGATCCACGCGTGCCGGCGCGGCGACGCATCATCGTCATCCCCATGCATCGCCTCAGAACTCCCGGGTACCGCGCGGATCTGGAGCGTGAACTGCAGGGCCGCGTTTCCGGCGTCGAAGTCCTCGACGAGAAGACGTTCCTGCGGCAGGCCACCGTCCGTGCGCGTCAGGCAGGAGGAGCGCGATGA
- a CDS encoding type I restriction-modification system subunit M codes for MAVTQQEIENRLWDAADELRVAMPEAQYSSVVFPLMFWKYLSDTWEHTHQTFLRENEDLDLSAEEADEVEYSNYQTFKIPFIFPGTVAESRASWSSILATVAQHGLGQRVRASLQAIESANPDKFSRIFGSMTWTSEAVLPGEVLASVMRTMNRVPKMHEGNMSHDVLGGAYEYLLKRFSDGSGIRAGQFFTPREVVELIIELLDPKNHESVYDPTCGSGGMLIASANLLKARGGRGYTLSLNGQEAVTDTAGVARMNLFMHNLTEFKVEVGDTLRDPRFKKPDGSVKQFDMIVANPPYSMKWKPWTNDPRALGGVAPQSSADWAFVQHMIASMDPQKGRAGVVLPHGVLFRGGQEAAIRKRVLDDDLLEAVIGLPSNLFYSTAIPTAILVFRAPGTKAKERQDGVLFVDASNRFTKAKNRNILTDADIAHTVAAYHSDVDSDGAPVDSNGEGGLSARFVPITEISANGYDLNIGRYIKQAAAEQEDLGTLIDAYNIARAERQKTEQRMLAILSAAGIEGFDE; via the coding sequence ATGGCAGTGACCCAGCAGGAGATCGAGAACCGGTTGTGGGACGCCGCCGACGAGCTGCGTGTGGCGATGCCCGAAGCGCAGTACTCCTCGGTCGTCTTCCCTCTGATGTTCTGGAAGTACCTGTCGGATACCTGGGAGCACACTCACCAGACCTTCCTCAGGGAGAACGAGGACCTCGACCTCTCAGCCGAGGAAGCCGACGAGGTCGAATACAGCAACTACCAGACGTTCAAGATCCCCTTCATCTTCCCTGGTACCGTCGCCGAGAGCCGCGCCTCTTGGTCATCCATCCTCGCCACCGTCGCCCAGCACGGCCTCGGCCAGCGGGTTCGTGCTTCTCTCCAGGCCATCGAGTCGGCCAACCCTGACAAGTTCTCCCGTATTTTCGGGTCCATGACCTGGACCTCGGAAGCGGTACTGCCGGGGGAGGTACTGGCGTCGGTCATGCGGACGATGAACCGTGTCCCCAAGATGCACGAGGGCAATATGTCCCATGATGTGCTCGGCGGGGCGTACGAGTACCTGCTGAAGCGGTTCTCCGACGGGTCTGGCATCCGCGCCGGCCAGTTCTTCACCCCGCGTGAGGTCGTGGAACTGATCATCGAGCTGCTGGACCCCAAGAACCATGAGTCGGTGTACGACCCGACCTGTGGGTCAGGCGGCATGCTCATCGCCTCCGCGAACCTTCTGAAGGCCCGCGGAGGCCGCGGATACACACTCAGCCTGAACGGACAGGAAGCGGTGACGGATACCGCGGGTGTGGCCCGCATGAACCTCTTCATGCACAACCTGACTGAGTTCAAGGTCGAGGTCGGCGACACCCTGAGGGACCCGCGCTTCAAGAAGCCGGACGGGTCCGTCAAGCAGTTCGACATGATCGTTGCCAATCCGCCCTACAGCATGAAGTGGAAGCCCTGGACCAACGACCCTCGCGCCCTCGGTGGGGTCGCCCCACAGTCGTCGGCAGACTGGGCATTCGTGCAGCACATGATCGCCAGCATGGACCCGCAGAAGGGCCGCGCTGGCGTCGTCCTGCCCCACGGCGTCCTCTTCCGAGGCGGCCAGGAAGCAGCCATCCGTAAGCGCGTTCTCGACGACGACCTACTCGAAGCGGTCATTGGTCTGCCTTCGAACCTCTTCTATTCGACCGCCATCCCCACGGCGATCCTGGTATTCCGTGCACCTGGGACCAAGGCCAAAGAGCGGCAGGACGGTGTGCTGTTCGTCGACGCCTCCAACCGATTTACCAAGGCCAAGAATCGCAACATCCTCACGGACGCTGACATCGCCCACACGGTGGCCGCCTACCACTCGGACGTCGACAGCGACGGCGCCCCGGTGGATTCCAACGGAGAGGGCGGTCTCTCGGCGCGATTCGTCCCGATCACCGAGATCTCAGCCAACGGGTACGACCTCAACATCGGCCGCTACATCAAACAGGCCGCCGCCGAACAGGAAGACCTCGGCACCCTCATCGACGCCTACAACATCGCCCGCGCCGAGCGCCAGAAGACCGAGCAGCGCATGCTCGCGATCCTCTCTGCCGCCGGAATCGAGGGCTTCGATGAGTGA